A stretch of Pseudomonadota bacterium DNA encodes these proteins:
- the gspF gene encoding type II secretion system inner membrane protein GspF, which translates to MPVFEYSGIDAKGKRASGNVDGENERAARQKLRKMGVFPTTLHIEGESGQKVGLGMQIDVGKYFQRVKVQDVALMTRQLSTLLASNIQLVEALNALLDQIENPKLKNILTKVRDRVTEGSKLSDAMKAHPKVFGDMYTNMINAGESSGALDIVCVRLSDFMESQGKLRSKVIGAMIYPAIMSVVGLGLMVMLLTYVVPKVTKIFEDVNATLPLPTRILMGASNALSSYWYLFALVIPVAIYAARRYLRTPKGREWWDRKLLTLPLVGRINRLVIVARFSRTLATLLASGVPLLGALDIVKNIITNTRLRSVIEQTRENVREGASIADPLKRSGEFPPLVTHMIAIGEKTGDLERMLERVADAYDADVDNTLSTLTTLLEPIMILVMAGVVSFIVLSILLPIMQLNQLG; encoded by the coding sequence ATGCCGGTATTCGAGTATTCAGGGATAGATGCGAAGGGCAAGCGCGCGTCCGGGAACGTCGACGGCGAGAACGAGCGGGCCGCCCGCCAGAAGCTCAGGAAGATGGGGGTGTTCCCGACCACCCTGCACATCGAAGGCGAGTCGGGGCAGAAGGTCGGGCTCGGGATGCAGATCGACGTGGGCAAGTACTTCCAGAGGGTGAAGGTGCAGGATGTCGCCCTCATGACGCGCCAGCTCTCCACGCTTCTGGCCTCCAACATACAGCTCGTCGAGGCCCTGAACGCCCTGCTCGACCAGATCGAGAACCCCAAGCTCAAGAACATCCTCACCAAGGTCCGCGACAGGGTGACCGAGGGCAGCAAGCTCTCCGACGCCATGAAGGCGCATCCCAAGGTCTTCGGCGACATGTACACGAACATGATAAACGCCGGAGAGAGCAGCGGCGCCCTCGACATAGTCTGTGTGAGGCTCTCGGACTTCATGGAGAGCCAGGGAAAGCTCAGGAGCAAGGTCATAGGCGCGATGATCTATCCTGCCATCATGTCCGTCGTGGGCCTGGGGCTCATGGTGATGCTGCTCACCTACGTGGTGCCGAAGGTCACCAAGATATTCGAGGACGTCAACGCGACCCTGCCGCTCCCCACCAGGATACTGATGGGGGCGAGCAACGCGCTCTCGAGCTACTGGTACTTGTTCGCCCTGGTGATCCCGGTCGCGATCTACGCGGCCAGGCGCTACCTGCGCACTCCGAAGGGGCGCGAGTGGTGGGACCGCAAGCTCCTCACCCTGCCGCTCGTCGGTCGGATAAACAGGCTGGTGATAGTGGCCCGCTTCTCCCGCACGCTGGCCACGCTGCTGGCCAGCGGGGTGCCTCTGCTCGGGGCTCTGGACATAGTCAAGAACATCATCACGAACACCAGGCTTCGCTCCGTGATAGAGCAGACCCGGGAAAACGTGAGGGAGGGCGCCTCCATCGCCGATCCGCTCAAGCGGAGCGGCGAGTTCCCGCCGCTGGTCACCCACATGATCGCGATCGGCGAGAAGACCGGGGACCTTGAGCGCATGCTGGAAAGGGTGGCGGACGCCTACGATGCGGACGTGGACAACACCCTGTCCACCCTGACCACGCTGCTCGAGCCGATCATGATACTGGTGATGGCCGGCGTGGTCTCTTTCATCGTCCTCTCGATACTTTTGCCGATCATGCAGCTGAACCAGCTGGGTTAG
- the gspE gene encoding type II secretion system ATPase GspE, protein MEERSLGSILLETTALTEEQLEQALAVQRERGIKLGEALVQLKFLRTEDVLKALSIQLGFPYENKIEIESIPPDLIANLPINYAKQNEILPLRKEAGSLVVAIADPTNFYALDDLRMFYGMEIRPVIASSYEIVNAINAVYNRATGGGEEAIGELEEGGEIADDFNEPVDLLDADDEAPIIRLVNTLLFRAVKQKASDIHVEPFERELKIRFRINGILYDVLTPPKRAQNAIISRVKVMSQLNIAEKRIPQDGRIRIKIAGKDIDIRVSTIPTAHGESVVMRLLDASSVLLDLDSLGFSRGNIEKFKDLLNHHNGIILVTGPTGSGKTTTLYSALSKLNTNEVKIITVEDPVEYQLHGVNQMQVNPKIELTFASGLRAFLRQDPDIIMVGEVRDKETAEVAIQASLTGHLVLSTLHTNDAPSSITRLVDMGVEPFLVASSVLGIVAQRLVRTVCRDCARKYTPEDAEIAQIGISQSDLKNRQIYRPVGCPICLETGYSGRAGIHEILMVTDAVRAELMKGSDATTIKKVAVAQGMSTLRQDAAMKVMQGLTTIEEVLRVTQEDSE, encoded by the coding sequence ATGGAAGAGAGAAGCCTCGGTTCGATACTCCTTGAGACCACCGCGCTGACTGAGGAACAGCTCGAGCAGGCGCTGGCGGTCCAGCGCGAGCGCGGCATCAAGCTCGGCGAGGCGCTGGTCCAGCTCAAGTTCCTCCGGACCGAGGACGTCCTCAAGGCGCTCTCGATACAGCTGGGATTCCCGTACGAAAACAAGATCGAGATCGAGAGCATACCGCCCGACCTGATAGCGAATCTTCCCATCAATTACGCAAAGCAGAATGAGATACTTCCGCTCCGCAAGGAGGCCGGCTCGCTGGTGGTCGCCATCGCCGACCCCACGAACTTCTACGCGCTCGACGACCTGAGGATGTTCTACGGCATGGAGATAAGGCCGGTGATCGCCTCCAGCTACGAGATAGTCAACGCGATCAACGCCGTCTACAACCGCGCAACGGGCGGCGGGGAGGAGGCGATCGGCGAGCTGGAGGAGGGCGGCGAGATCGCCGACGATTTCAACGAGCCTGTGGACCTGCTCGACGCCGACGACGAGGCGCCCATCATCAGGCTCGTCAACACGCTTCTCTTCCGCGCGGTCAAGCAGAAGGCCAGCGACATCCACGTGGAGCCGTTCGAGAGGGAGCTCAAGATCCGCTTCCGGATCAACGGCATCCTCTACGACGTGCTCACCCCCCCGAAGCGGGCGCAGAACGCGATCATCTCGCGCGTGAAGGTCATGAGCCAGCTCAACATAGCGGAGAAGCGCATCCCCCAGGACGGCAGGATAAGGATCAAGATCGCCGGCAAGGACATAGACATCCGCGTCTCCACGATCCCGACCGCGCACGGCGAGAGCGTCGTCATGAGGCTGCTGGACGCCTCCTCGGTCCTTCTCGACCTCGATTCCCTGGGCTTCTCGCGCGGGAACATCGAAAAGTTCAAGGACCTGCTCAACCACCACAACGGCATCATCCTGGTCACGGGGCCGACCGGCTCGGGCAAGACGACCACGCTCTATTCGGCGCTCTCCAAGCTAAACACGAACGAGGTTAAGATCATAACGGTCGAGGATCCGGTCGAGTACCAGCTGCACGGCGTGAACCAGATGCAGGTCAACCCCAAGATCGAGCTCACCTTCGCCTCCGGACTCCGGGCATTCCTCAGGCAGGACCCCGACATCATAATGGTGGGCGAGGTCCGCGACAAGGAGACCGCCGAGGTCGCCATCCAGGCCTCGCTGACCGGCCACCTGGTCCTGTCCACCCTTCACACCAACGACGCTCCCAGCTCGATCACGAGGCTGGTCGACATGGGCGTTGAGCCGTTTCTCGTCGCCTCATCGGTCCTTGGAATCGTCGCGCAGCGCCTGGTCAGGACCGTCTGCCGCGACTGCGCGCGCAAGTACACGCCCGAAGATGCAGAGATCGCGCAGATCGGCATCAGCCAGTCCGACCTCAAGAACAGGCAGATATACAGGCCGGTCGGCTGCCCGATATGCCTCGAGACCGGATACTCGGGCCGCGCCGGCATCCACGAGATACTCATGGTCACCGACGCGGTGAGGGCGGAGCTCATGAAGGGTTCCGATGCCACGACCATAAAGAAGGTCGCTGTCGCGCAGGGGATGAGCACGCTGAGGCAGGACGCGGCCATGAAGGTCATGCAGGGGCTCACCACGATCGAGGAGGTCCTGCGTGTGACGCAGGAGGACAGCGAGTAG
- the pilM gene encoding pilus assembly protein PilM has protein sequence MPHRIIGIDLGSYAVKVAVIERSFRSFAFTEFYERRIQYNELLSPEESTAIALQGMIDDYGLHWDVASIGFPSQKVTSRLLTFPFSSSKKIDQTVHFEIESFIPFEMDQIVLDYTTAWQSKDASRVMAVYVQKGELVKLLTMLSTVDVDPRYVSVDGVDYIGLVNLGMVPPEGAYAIIDMGHTKTTVTIGRGKGLGYVRAISIAGKAVTAAISERLSVPYEEAERLKIEMGHLPLAGEEVVDEISRGVSEAIVQVMQEIMLHLRQTLFTYHETEGVPVEGIYLCGGTSRLPGLDRYLSDALKLNVAFLSCSEFHFSRLDRAEAHRHVIPQALALSLRAAAGTGADINLRQGDLAFKGDVEQFGGNIRKIGFIAGIIVFLALINFTAKYYSVKRQLDRMGSDVVALVRQAVPGAAAARARTPTAAIALVKGREQEVDLRMEELSNLVAASPLDVLKELSLLMPPREDLSVEVVDLNISADRVTMEGVVSDFKTVDTVRQALEKSGFFINVTSGNVRKGVKGEVKFTMSMDVARKGE, from the coding sequence ATGCCACACAGGATCATAGGCATAGACTTGGGTAGCTACGCGGTGAAGGTCGCCGTGATCGAGCGGAGCTTCCGCTCGTTCGCCTTCACGGAGTTCTACGAGCGCCGCATACAGTACAACGAGCTTTTGAGCCCCGAGGAATCCACCGCTATCGCCCTCCAGGGGATGATCGACGACTACGGCCTCCACTGGGACGTGGCCTCGATCGGGTTCCCCTCGCAGAAGGTGACCTCCAGGCTCCTCACCTTTCCGTTTTCGAGCTCCAAGAAGATCGATCAGACCGTCCACTTCGAGATCGAGTCGTTCATCCCCTTCGAGATGGACCAGATAGTCCTCGACTACACCACCGCCTGGCAGAGCAAGGACGCCTCGCGGGTCATGGCGGTCTACGTCCAGAAGGGGGAGCTGGTGAAGCTTTTGACCATGCTCTCGACCGTGGACGTCGACCCGCGATACGTGAGCGTGGACGGGGTGGACTACATCGGGCTCGTGAACCTCGGCATGGTGCCGCCCGAGGGCGCGTACGCCATAATCGACATGGGGCACACCAAGACCACCGTCACCATAGGGAGGGGGAAGGGGCTCGGGTATGTGAGGGCGATCTCCATCGCCGGCAAGGCGGTCACCGCCGCCATATCCGAGAGGCTGTCGGTCCCGTACGAGGAGGCGGAGAGGCTCAAGATCGAGATGGGCCATCTGCCCCTGGCGGGGGAGGAGGTGGTCGACGAGATATCCCGCGGCGTCTCCGAGGCCATCGTCCAGGTCATGCAGGAGATAATGCTTCACCTGCGGCAGACCCTCTTCACCTACCACGAGACCGAGGGGGTCCCGGTCGAGGGGATATATCTCTGCGGCGGCACCTCGCGTCTCCCCGGCCTGGACCGATATCTCTCCGACGCGCTCAAGCTCAACGTCGCGTTTCTGAGCTGCAGCGAGTTCCACTTCAGCCGCCTGGACCGGGCTGAGGCACACAGGCACGTGATCCCGCAGGCGCTGGCGCTTTCGCTGAGGGCCGCAGCCGGGACCGGCGCGGACATCAACCTCCGCCAGGGCGATCTGGCGTTCAAGGGCGACGTGGAGCAGTTCGGCGGCAACATCAGGAAGATCGGGTTCATCGCGGGCATCATCGTCTTCCTCGCTCTCATCAATTTCACCGCCAAATACTATTCGGTGAAGCGCCAGCTGGACAGGATGGGCAGCGACGTGGTGGCGCTGGTCCGCCAGGCGGTGCCGGGCGCAGCGGCGGCGCGCGCGAGGACCCCCACCGCAGCCATCGCGCTGGTGAAGGGCAGGGAGCAGGAGGTCGACCTTCGGATGGAGGAGCTCTCGAACCTCGTGGCCGCCTCGCCGCTGGACGTCCTCAAGGAACTTTCGCTCTTGATGCCCCCGCGGGAGGATCTCTCGGTCGAGGTCGTCGACCTCAACATCTCCGCGGACCGTGTGACGATGGAGGGGGTTGTCTCCGACTTCAAGACAGTCGACACCGTGAGGCAGGCGCTGGAGAAATCGGGTTTTTTCATCAACGTCACCTCGGGCAACGTTCGAAAGGGCGTCAAGGGCGAGGTCAAGTTCACCATGTCGATGGATGTCGCGAGGAAGGGGGAGTGA
- a CDS encoding general secretion pathway protein GspK, with the protein MRLIGNRKGVALMLVLSAITVLTMVGVEFAYNTSVYYNLVQNEADRLKAYYLARSAYNFMRLELKFNQTFQQVVKSQNLGQYLGANAQLPLCQQFPLSTGLIRAVFIEGAIPGMDGEEEGEASEAIEEMRRDASISQGKQAEEFLSFDGDFDGECEDEGTKIDLNGFFGLSKESSSDGLPSPFDRYKQFLYRFMSEPRFGLLFESAGVRVLDVVNSIGDWVDADAQADDFEGRSAGAEISRYESAQVPYQIRNGKLVTLMEAYLIDGVVDDWFGPMMDYFTIYGGAGVNVCTASEEVVQGVIRAYLDANPEIPPMRLEDPAEMERLLSAIAEACASGKSGDDLKNEMNTAMAAAVGELSGGQTGATVQVPFASFVSTESKVFSLKLGGQVGEITVRIKAVVDTSGGEPSKWRLLYWRVY; encoded by the coding sequence ATGAGGCTGATCGGAAACAGAAAAGGCGTTGCGCTGATGCTCGTGCTCTCCGCCATCACCGTCCTCACGATGGTTGGCGTCGAATTCGCTTATAACACCAGCGTATATTATAACCTGGTCCAGAACGAGGCCGATCGGCTGAAGGCCTATTATCTCGCCAGATCGGCCTACAACTTCATGCGGCTGGAGCTCAAGTTCAACCAGACCTTCCAGCAGGTCGTCAAGAGCCAGAACCTCGGGCAGTACCTCGGCGCAAACGCACAGCTTCCGCTCTGCCAGCAGTTCCCCCTCTCCACCGGGCTCATCAGGGCGGTGTTCATCGAGGGCGCCATACCGGGGATGGACGGCGAGGAGGAAGGGGAGGCCTCCGAGGCCATAGAGGAGATGCGCAGGGACGCCTCAATATCGCAGGGCAAGCAGGCGGAGGAGTTTCTGAGCTTCGACGGCGATTTCGACGGCGAGTGCGAGGACGAGGGCACCAAGATCGACCTCAACGGCTTCTTCGGCCTCAGCAAGGAGTCGTCTTCCGACGGGCTCCCCAGCCCGTTCGATCGCTACAAGCAGTTCCTCTACAGGTTCATGTCGGAGCCCAGGTTCGGCCTCCTCTTCGAGAGCGCGGGCGTGAGGGTCCTGGATGTCGTCAACAGCATAGGGGACTGGGTCGATGCGGACGCCCAGGCGGACGATTTCGAGGGCCGGAGCGCCGGTGCGGAGATATCGCGGTATGAGAGCGCCCAGGTGCCCTACCAGATCAGAAACGGAAAGCTCGTCACCCTGATGGAGGCCTATCTGATCGACGGGGTGGTGGACGACTGGTTCGGCCCGATGATGGACTATTTCACAATATACGGGGGCGCCGGGGTCAACGTCTGCACGGCGAGCGAGGAGGTGGTGCAGGGGGTCATAAGGGCGTACCTGGACGCCAACCCGGAGATCCCCCCGATGAGGCTGGAGGACCCGGCCGAGATGGAGCGGCTCCTGTCGGCAATAGCCGAAGCCTGCGCTTCCGGCAAATCGGGGGACGATCTCAAGAACGAGATGAACACCGCCATGGCCGCCGCGGTCGGGGAGCTGAGCGGCGGGCAGACAGGAGCGACCGTACAGGTGCCGTTCGCTTCTTTCGTGAGCACCGAGAGCAAGGTGTTTTCGCTCAAGCTCGGCGGGCAGGTGGGGGAGATCACCGTGAGGATCAAGGCCGTCGTGGACACCTCCGGGGGTGAGCCCTCCAAGTGGAGGCTCCTCTATTGGCGGGTGTACTGA
- the gspN gene encoding type II secretion system protein GspN, whose protein sequence is MPRIFKYMAYLAAFALSYALFLYWVFPYNALRDRILGEIEQQIGGGVQVSAKSLEPYWITGVEVEGLSVEGPGPSGLVPLIKVKRATARAALVPLIFGSRRVTFDVRMPKGSVYGYAKIGDETTSLEIEVDDLDLSSIPLIKERTGLTIPSRISGEARLELNRQQPVRSTGEITMALRDIRIAQSSLNLGDISLDVPELVLAKGKDSRIRISVGKGAATLEQFTFSGGDLGIDLKGKVFLAAAVDNYRLNLKGGFTASDKLGEALPFLFIVNSQKQEDGSYPLSITGKLGRPSIKIGTFTVPL, encoded by the coding sequence ATGCCCAGGATATTCAAGTACATGGCGTACCTCGCGGCCTTTGCCCTCTCGTACGCACTGTTCCTCTACTGGGTCTTTCCCTACAACGCGCTGAGGGATCGCATCCTCGGCGAGATCGAGCAGCAGATCGGCGGGGGGGTGCAGGTCTCGGCCAAAAGCCTCGAGCCGTACTGGATCACAGGGGTGGAGGTGGAGGGCCTTTCGGTCGAGGGGCCGGGGCCGTCGGGACTCGTGCCGCTCATCAAGGTCAAACGCGCCACAGCGCGCGCCGCCCTCGTCCCGCTCATCTTCGGGAGCAGGAGGGTGACGTTCGACGTCAGGATGCCCAAGGGCTCTGTCTACGGCTATGCGAAGATAGGCGACGAGACCACGTCTCTCGAGATCGAGGTGGACGATCTGGACCTGTCTTCCATACCCCTCATAAAAGAGCGCACCGGGCTCACCATCCCGAGCAGGATCAGCGGCGAGGCGCGGCTCGAGCTAAACCGGCAGCAGCCGGTCAGGAGCACCGGCGAGATAACCATGGCCCTCAGGGACATAAGGATCGCTCAATCGAGCCTCAATCTGGGCGACATCTCGCTCGACGTGCCGGAGCTGGTCCTGGCAAAGGGCAAGGATTCGCGCATCAGGATTTCGGTGGGGAAGGGGGCCGCGACGCTTGAGCAGTTCACCTTCTCAGGCGGGGACCTGGGGATAGATCTGAAGGGCAAGGTCTTTCTCGCCGCTGCGGTGGACAACTACAGGCTCAACCTGAAGGGCGGCTTCACCGCGTCGGACAAGCTCGGCGAGGCGCTGCCATTTCTGTTCATCGTGAATTCTCAGAAACAGGAGGACGGCAGCTATCCCCTGTCGATCACCGGGAAGCTCGGCCGCCCCTCGATCAAGATAGGCACCTTCACCGTGCCCCTGTAG
- a CDS encoding prepilin-type N-terminal cleavage/methylation domain-containing protein, with product MYSQSRVTSHESRNLGFTLLEVMVSVALMGVIMTLIWTSSSQSFRSKERIEARDDVFHAAQVAMRKISDDVAAAFLTKRTTISAAAGGGETATRSPYKTFFIGEDRGEQDSMRFTSLSHVRLMKNSKQSDQTKIAYEVLPDEEVAGRYNVVRREQPWLDDTDEVQGTAFRLLEGVLSFNVEYYDIRKKEWGKEWNTDKLDWSEKLPLAVRISVVFPDPDGGDRNIPLSTACMPALSEGTIDL from the coding sequence ATGTACAGCCAGTCACGAGTCACGAGTCACGAGTCACGAAACCTGGGATTCACCCTCCTGGAGGTCATGGTCTCCGTCGCGCTCATGGGCGTGATCATGACCCTGATATGGACCTCCTCGTCGCAGAGCTTCCGTTCCAAGGAGCGCATAGAGGCGAGGGACGACGTCTTTCACGCGGCCCAGGTCGCGATGCGCAAGATCTCCGACGACGTGGCCGCGGCCTTTCTCACGAAGCGCACGACGATCTCCGCGGCCGCAGGCGGCGGCGAGACCGCCACGCGCTCCCCATACAAGACCTTCTTCATAGGCGAGGACAGGGGCGAGCAGGACTCCATGCGCTTCACCTCGCTCTCCCACGTGAGGCTGATGAAGAACTCAAAGCAGAGCGATCAGACCAAGATCGCCTACGAGGTGTTGCCGGACGAGGAGGTCGCGGGCAGGTACAACGTGGTGCGCCGCGAGCAGCCGTGGCTCGACGACACCGACGAGGTGCAGGGCACCGCCTTCCGTCTGCTCGAGGGGGTGCTCTCGTTCAACGTCGAATATTACGATATCCGCAAAAAGGAATGGGGCAAGGAGTGGAACACGGACAAGCTCGACTGGAGCGAGAAGCTCCCCCTCGCGGTCAGGATCAGCGTGGTCTTCCCCGATCCTGACGGCGGCGACCGCAACATCCCCCTCTCCACGGCGTGCATGCCTGCGTTGTCGGAGGGGACCATAGACTTGTGA
- a CDS encoding prepilin-type N-terminal cleavage/methylation domain-containing protein, with protein sequence MFCRIGCKGFSKGARSGWIRGFTLLEIVVSLAIIGLILGVVISRMDSYLEWDMKSASNKLASTMRYLYNKAATEGLYIKLVIDIDEGAYWVEATSDPFVVSAGEETGAKPKDAGAGAAEAGPSAPEGGSDEEGEGDHRIKPREAVFTKVDSYLLKPTKLPGSVFFKDVFVEHNPAGVSGGQAVIHFFPNGYVEYALINLRDEKDEANYSLETNPISGRVGIEPAYRRMEAR encoded by the coding sequence ATGTTCTGCAGAATCGGGTGTAAAGGGTTTTCAAAGGGGGCCCGCAGCGGCTGGATCCGGGGGTTCACGCTGCTCGAGATAGTGGTCTCGCTTGCGATAATCGGGCTCATTCTGGGGGTGGTGATAAGCAGGATGGATTCATATCTTGAATGGGACATGAAGTCCGCCTCCAACAAGCTCGCCTCCACCATGCGTTATCTGTACAACAAGGCGGCGACGGAGGGGCTCTACATAAAGCTCGTGATCGACATCGACGAAGGCGCGTACTGGGTGGAGGCGACCTCCGACCCGTTCGTCGTCTCGGCAGGCGAGGAGACGGGGGCGAAGCCGAAAGACGCCGGTGCCGGGGCCGCCGAAGCCGGCCCTTCGGCGCCCGAAGGCGGGTCCGATGAGGAAGGGGAGGGCGACCACAGGATAAAGCCCAGGGAGGCTGTTTTCACGAAGGTGGATTCATATCTGCTCAAGCCCACGAAGCTTCCGGGCTCCGTCTTTTTCAAGGACGTCTTCGTCGAGCACAATCCTGCCGGCGTGTCCGGCGGTCAGGCGGTGATCCACTTCTTCCCCAACGGGTACGTCGAGTACGCGCTGATAAACCTGCGCGACGAAAAGGACGAGGCCAACTACTCCCTGGAGACGAACCCGATAAGCGGCAGGGTGGGCATCGAGCCGGCGTATCGCCGCATGGAGGCGAGATGA
- the gspG gene encoding type II secretion system major pseudopilin GspG — MKRFLAGSKGMTLIEIMVVITILGLIATVVTVNVLDRLDEAKVETAKTQMKGFEEALDQFRRDNGFYPSSEQGLQALIEKPTIGRIPKRYPAKGYLKGNKIPQDTFGCDYVYYSPGLQGHDYEIYSLGRDCQEGGDGVDADISSFEAAD, encoded by the coding sequence ATGAAGAGGTTTCTGGCCGGCTCAAAAGGTATGACTCTGATCGAGATCATGGTCGTCATCACGATCCTCGGCCTGATCGCGACCGTGGTGACGGTCAACGTGCTGGACAGGCTCGACGAGGCCAAGGTCGAGACCGCTAAGACCCAGATGAAGGGCTTCGAGGAGGCGCTCGACCAGTTCCGCCGCGACAACGGATTCTATCCTTCAAGCGAGCAGGGGCTCCAGGCGCTGATCGAAAAACCCACCATCGGCCGCATCCCCAAGCGCTATCCTGCGAAGGGCTATCTCAAGGGCAACAAGATCCCGCAGGACACCTTCGGGTGCGACTATGTCTATTACAGCCCGGGGCTGCAGGGGCATGATTATGAGATTTACTCCCTAGGACGCGACTGCCAGGAGGGCGGCGACGGCGTGGATGCCGACATCAGCTCCTTCGAGGCAGCCGACTGA
- a CDS encoding type II secretion system protein: MNRRRRDQRSRAGFTLLEVMVAVAILATALTTLLMFSGNTMIKSGRAEALAVATMLARQRMTEIEISLIEAGKKNEIPDERSESGTFEDPFGDYSWTMEIKKVELPAPVAGEEGSIQSMVAAQLTKEIAKTVRELRLTVNWQDMGQEQTFDVITHIVRM, from the coding sequence ATGAATCGGAGGCGCAGAGATCAGCGGTCGCGCGCCGGGTTCACCCTCCTCGAGGTGATGGTCGCCGTCGCGATCCTCGCGACCGCCCTCACCACGCTGCTCATGTTCTCGGGAAACACCATGATCAAGAGCGGCAGGGCGGAGGCGCTCGCCGTCGCCACGATGCTCGCCCGCCAGAGGATGACCGAGATTGAGATATCTCTCATCGAGGCCGGCAAGAAGAACGAGATCCCGGACGAGCGCAGCGAGAGCGGAACATTCGAGGATCCTTTCGGCGACTACAGCTGGACCATGGAGATAAAAAAGGTCGAGCTCCCGGCCCCGGTCGCCGGCGAGGAGGGGAGCATCCAGAGCATGGTGGCGGCGCAGCTCACCAAGGAGATCGCGAAGACGGTGAGGGAGCTGAGGCTCACGGTGAATTGGCAGGACATGGGCCAGGAGCAGACCTTCGACGTTATAACTCATATAGTCAGAATGTGA